One genomic segment of Oreochromis aureus strain Israel breed Guangdong linkage group 9, ZZ_aureus, whole genome shotgun sequence includes these proteins:
- the LOC120441956 gene encoding oocyte zinc finger protein XlCOF6-like isoform X1 has product MHQVIHTGERPFSCADCGKSFTHMSKLKTHQLIHTGERPFSCDDCGKSFTQMSKLKRHQLIHTGERPFSCDDCGKSFTQMSKLKRHQLIHTGERPFSCGDCGKSFTQSSSLKRHQLIHTGERPFSCDDCGKSFTQMSKLKRHQLIHTGERPFSCGDCGKSFTQSSSLKTHQLIHTGERPFSCDDCGKSFMESGNLKTHQLIHTGEKPFSCDDCGKSFMESGNLKTHQLIHTGERPFSCDDCGKSFTQMSKLKTHQLIHTGERPFSCDDCGKSFTQMSKLKRHQLIHTGERPFSCDDCGKSFMESGNLKTHQLSHTGERPFSCDDCGKSFTQMSKLKRHQLIHTGERPFSCDDCGKSFTQMSKLKRHQLIHTGERPFSCDDCGKSFTQMSKLKRHQLIHTGERPFSCDDCGKSFMLSGNLKTHQLIHTGERPFSCGNCGKSFTQSSNLKRHQLIHSGQRPFSSDKCGMSFTLSSRLKTHQLIHSGVKAYTCDQCGRAFTHSNSLKNHLVTHKGIKAYSCDICGKTFSQIGNRNKHLRIHTRHDVYCCSQCGKLCLTDAQLQRHMFTHSEERPYKCDLCEKTFKSPHDLRRHQQIHSRKRLYKCSYCEKQSDTDGSSSQPCHHCGGGKHFRCDLCGKSFRHQITLKIHQRKHTGENMKYCKECGRSFTTSSRLKQHELIHSGVKKHLCDQCGSSFTTAGELKRHKRVHTGEKPYKCRHCDKSFSQSGSRNLHERTHMEVNYSCDQCDKSFRNFTSYSKHKRSHVTNKLFHCYQCAKIFTSLSALCKHQRDHAGLKSLPSLDHGESAETERSSSGFTVTQNP; this is encoded by the exons atgcatcaggtcatccacactggagagagaccctTTAGCTGTGcagactgtggaaagtcttttacgcaCATGTCAAAGTTAAAAAcccaccaactcatccacactggagagagaccgttcagctgtgatgactgtggaaagtcttttacgcaaatgtcaaagttaaaaagacaccaactcatccacactggagagagaccattcagctgtgatgactgtggaaagtcttttacacagatgtcaaagttaaaaagacaccaactgatccacactggagagagaccattcagctgtggtgactgtggaaagtcttttacgcagtcttcaagtttaaaaagacaccaactcatccacactggagagagaccattcagctgtgatgactgtggaaagtcttttacacagatgtcaaagttaaaaagacaccaactgatccacactggagagagaccattcagctgtggtgactgtggaaagtcttttacgcaGTCTTcaagtttaaaaacacaccaactgatccacactggagagagaccgttcagctgtgatgactgtggaaagtcttttatggagtctggaaacttaaaaacccaccaactcatccacactggagagaaaccgttcagctgtgatgactgtggaaagtcttttatggagtctggaaacttaaaaacccaccaactcatccacactggagagagaccattcagctgtgatgactgtggaaagtcttttacacAGATGTCAAAGTTAAAAAcccaccaactcatccacactggagagagaccgttcagctgtgatgactgtggaaagtcttttacgcaaatgtcaaagttaaaaagacaccaactcatccacactggagagagaccgttcagctgtgatgactgtggaaagtcttttatgGAGTCTGGAAACTTAAAAACCCACCAACTcagccacactggagagagaccattcagctgtgatgactgtggaaagtcttttacgcagatgtcaaagttaaaaagacaccaactgatccacactggagagagaccgttcagctgtgatgactgtggaaagtcttttacgcagatgtcaaagttaaaaagacaccaactgatccacactggagagagaccgttcagctgtgatgactgtggaaagtcttttacgcagatgtcaaagttaaaaagacaccaactgatccacactggagaaagaccgttcagctgtgatgactgtggaaagtcttttatgctgtctggaaacttaaaaacacaccaactgatccacactggagagagaccgttcagctgtggcaactgtggaaagtcttttacacAGTCATCAAATTtgaaaagacaccaactcattcaCAGTGGACAGAGACCATTCAGCTCTGACAAGTGTGGAATGTCTTTTACGCTGTCTTCAAGAttgaaaacacaccaactcatccacagtggagttaaagcgtacacctgtgatcagtgtggcagagcttttactcacagtaacAGCTTAAAGaatcatctagttacccacaaGGGaattaaagcgtacagctgtgacatttgtggaaaaactttcagccagATAGGGAACCGAAATAaacacctacgcattcacaccagacaCGATGTGTACTGCTGTAGTCAGTGTGGTAAACTATGTTTAACAGACGCACAGTTACAACGCCACATGTTTACCCActctgaggagagaccttataaatgtgacctgtgtgagaagacttttaaatctccacatgacctgagacgacaccaacagatccacagcagaaagagactctacaagtgcagttactgtgag aagcagagcgacacagatggatccagttctcaaccctgtcatcactgtggtggtgggaaacaCTTTCGttgtgacctttgtgggaaaagTTTCAGACATCAAATCACTCTGAAAATACATCAACGTAAACACACTGGAGAAAACatgaaatactgcaaagaatgtgggagaagcttcaccacatcaagtagattaaaacaacatgaactcattcacagtggggttaaaaagcatctctgtgatcagtgtgggtcatccttcaccacagCAGGTGAGCTTAAAAGACAtaaacgagtccacacaggagagaaaccatacaagtgcagacactgtgacaaaagcttctcacaatcaGGTAGTCGTAACCTTCATGAACGCACACACATGGAAgtaaactacagctgtgaccagtgtgacaagagcttcaggaatttCACTTCATACTCcaaacacaaacgatcccacgttactaataaactctttcactgttaccaatgtgccaaaatattcacctcattgtctgctctgtgcaaacatcagcgtgatcatgcaggactgaaatcactCCCATCTCTGGATCACGGTGAATCTGCAGAGACtgaaagatcctcttctggtttcacaGTCACTCAAAacccttga
- the LOC120441956 gene encoding gastrula zinc finger protein XlCGF26.1-like isoform X3: protein MHQVIHTGERPFSCADCGKSFTHMSKLKTHQLIHTGERPFSCDDCGKSFTQMSKLKRHQLIHTGERPFSCDDCGKSFTQMSKLKRHQLIHTGERPFSCGDCGKSFTQSSSLKRHQLIHTGERPFSCDDCGKSFTQMSKLKRHQLIHTGERPFSCGDCGKSFTQSSSLKTHQLIHTGERPFSCDDCGKSFMESGNLKTHQLIHTGEKPFSCDDCGKSFMESGNLKTHQLIHTGERPFSCDDCGKSFTQMSKLKTHQLIHTGERPFSCDDCGKSFTQMSKLKRHQLIHTGERPFSCDDCGKSFMESGNLKTHQLSHTGERPFSCDDCGKSFTQMSKLKRHQLIHTGERPFSCDDCGKSFTQMSKLKRHQLIHTGERPFSCDDCGKSFTQMSKLKRHQLIHTGERPFSCDDCGKSFMLSGNLKTHQLIHTGERPFSCGNCGKSFTQSSNLKRHQLIHSGQRPFSSDKCGMSFTLSSRLKTHQLIHSGVKAYTCDQCGRAFTHTGELKRHKRVHTGEKPYKCRHCDKSFSQSGSRNLHERTHMEVNYSCDQCDKSFRNFTSYSKHKRSHVTNKLFHCYQCAKIFTSLSALCKHQRDHAGLKSLPSLDHGESAETERSSSGFTVTQNP, encoded by the exons atgcatcaggtcatccacactggagagagaccctTTAGCTGTGcagactgtggaaagtcttttacgcaCATGTCAAAGTTAAAAAcccaccaactcatccacactggagagagaccgttcagctgtgatgactgtggaaagtcttttacgcaaatgtcaaagttaaaaagacaccaactcatccacactggagagagaccattcagctgtgatgactgtggaaagtcttttacacagatgtcaaagttaaaaagacaccaactgatccacactggagagagaccattcagctgtggtgactgtggaaagtcttttacgcagtcttcaagtttaaaaagacaccaactcatccacactggagagagaccattcagctgtgatgactgtggaaagtcttttacacagatgtcaaagttaaaaagacaccaactgatccacactggagagagaccattcagctgtggtgactgtggaaagtcttttacgcaGTCTTcaagtttaaaaacacaccaactgatccacactggagagagaccgttcagctgtgatgactgtggaaagtcttttatggagtctggaaacttaaaaacccaccaactcatccacactggagagaaaccgttcagctgtgatgactgtggaaagtcttttatggagtctggaaacttaaaaacccaccaactcatccacactggagagagaccattcagctgtgatgactgtggaaagtcttttacacAGATGTCAAAGTTAAAAAcccaccaactcatccacactggagagagaccgttcagctgtgatgactgtggaaagtcttttacgcaaatgtcaaagttaaaaagacaccaactcatccacactggagagagaccgttcagctgtgatgactgtggaaagtcttttatgGAGTCTGGAAACTTAAAAACCCACCAACTcagccacactggagagagaccattcagctgtgatgactgtggaaagtcttttacgcagatgtcaaagttaaaaagacaccaactgatccacactggagagagaccgttcagctgtgatgactgtggaaagtcttttacgcagatgtcaaagttaaaaagacaccaactgatccacactggagagagaccgttcagctgtgatgactgtggaaagtcttttacgcagatgtcaaagttaaaaagacaccaactgatccacactggagaaagaccgttcagctgtgatgactgtggaaagtcttttatgctgtctggaaacttaaaaacacaccaactgatccacactggagagagaccgttcagctgtggcaactgtggaaagtcttttacacAGTCATCAAATTtgaaaagacaccaactcattcaCAGTGGACAGAGACCATTCAGCTCTGACAAGTGTGGAATGTCTTTTACGCTGTCTTCAAGAttgaaaacacaccaactcatccacagtggagttaaagcgtacacctgtgatcagtgtggcagagcttttactcaca CAGGTGAGCTTAAAAGACAtaaacgagtccacacaggagagaaaccatacaagtgcagacactgtgacaaaagcttctcacaatcaGGTAGTCGTAACCTTCATGAACGCACACACATGGAAgtaaactacagctgtgaccagtgtgacaagagcttcaggaatttCACTTCATACTCcaaacacaaacgatcccacgttactaataaactctttcactgttaccaatgtgccaaaatattcacctcattgtctgctctgtgcaaacatcagcgtgatcatgcaggactgaaatcactCCCATCTCTGGATCACGGTGAATCTGCAGAGACtgaaagatcctcttctggtttcacaGTCACTCAAAacccttga
- the LOC120441956 gene encoding gastrula zinc finger protein XlCGF26.1-like isoform X4, translating into MHQVIHTGERPFSCADCGKSFTHMSKLKTHQLIHTGERPFSCDDCGKSFTQMSKLKRHQLIHTGERPFSCDDCGKSFTQMSKLKRHQLIHTGERPFSCGDCGKSFTQSSSLKRHQLIHTGERPFSCDDCGKSFTQMSKLKRHQLIHTGERPFSCGDCGKSFTQSSSLKTHQLIHTGERPFSCDDCGKSFMESGNLKTHQLIHTGEKPFSCDDCGKSFMESGNLKTHQLIHTGERPFSCDDCGKSFTQMSKLKTHQLIHTGERPFSCDDCGKSFTQMSKLKRHQLIHTGERPFSCDDCGKSFMESGNLKTHQLSHTGERPFSCDDCGKSFTQMSKLKRHQLIHTGERPFSCDDCGKSFTQMSKLKRHQLIHTGERPFSCDDCGKSFTQMSKLKRHQLIHTGERPFSCDDCGKSFMLSGNLKTHQLIHTGERPFSCGNCGKSFTQSSNLKRHQLIHSGQRPYLCDQCGSSFTTAGELKRHKRVHTGEKPYKCRHCDKSFSQSGSRNLHERTHMEVNYSCDQCDKSFRNFTSYSKHKRSHVTNKLFHCYQCAKIFTSLSALCKHQRDHAGLKSLPSLDHGESAETERSSSGFTVTQNP; encoded by the exons atgcatcaggtcatccacactggagagagaccctTTAGCTGTGcagactgtggaaagtcttttacgcaCATGTCAAAGTTAAAAAcccaccaactcatccacactggagagagaccgttcagctgtgatgactgtggaaagtcttttacgcaaatgtcaaagttaaaaagacaccaactcatccacactggagagagaccattcagctgtgatgactgtggaaagtcttttacacagatgtcaaagttaaaaagacaccaactgatccacactggagagagaccattcagctgtggtgactgtggaaagtcttttacgcagtcttcaagtttaaaaagacaccaactcatccacactggagagagaccattcagctgtgatgactgtggaaagtcttttacacagatgtcaaagttaaaaagacaccaactgatccacactggagagagaccattcagctgtggtgactgtggaaagtcttttacgcaGTCTTcaagtttaaaaacacaccaactgatccacactggagagagaccgttcagctgtgatgactgtggaaagtcttttatggagtctggaaacttaaaaacccaccaactcatccacactggagagaaaccgttcagctgtgatgactgtggaaagtcttttatggagtctggaaacttaaaaacccaccaactcatccacactggagagagaccattcagctgtgatgactgtggaaagtcttttacacAGATGTCAAAGTTAAAAAcccaccaactcatccacactggagagagaccgttcagctgtgatgactgtggaaagtcttttacgcaaatgtcaaagttaaaaagacaccaactcatccacactggagagagaccgttcagctgtgatgactgtggaaagtcttttatgGAGTCTGGAAACTTAAAAACCCACCAACTcagccacactggagagagaccattcagctgtgatgactgtggaaagtcttttacgcagatgtcaaagttaaaaagacaccaactgatccacactggagagagaccgttcagctgtgatgactgtggaaagtcttttacgcagatgtcaaagttaaaaagacaccaactgatccacactggagagagaccgttcagctgtgatgactgtggaaagtcttttacgcagatgtcaaagttaaaaagacaccaactgatccacactggagaaagaccgttcagctgtgatgactgtggaaagtcttttatgctgtctggaaacttaaaaacacaccaactgatccacactggagagagaccgttcagctgtggcaactgtggaaagtcttttacacAGTCATCAAATTtgaaaagacaccaactcattcaCAGTGGACAGAGACCAT atctctgtgatcagtgtgggtcatccttcaccacagCAGGTGAGCTTAAAAGACAtaaacgagtccacacaggagagaaaccatacaagtgcagacactgtgacaaaagcttctcacaatcaGGTAGTCGTAACCTTCATGAACGCACACACATGGAAgtaaactacagctgtgaccagtgtgacaagagcttcaggaatttCACTTCATACTCcaaacacaaacgatcccacgttactaataaactctttcactgttaccaatgtgccaaaatattcacctcattgtctgctctgtgcaaacatcagcgtgatcatgcaggactgaaatcactCCCATCTCTGGATCACGGTGAATCTGCAGAGACtgaaagatcctcttctggtttcacaGTCACTCAAAacccttga
- the LOC120441956 gene encoding zinc finger protein 729-like isoform X2, with protein sequence MHQVIHTGERPFSCADCGKSFTHMSKLKTHQLIHTGERPFSCDDCGKSFTQMSKLKRHQLIHTGERPFSCDDCGKSFTQMSKLKRHQLIHTGERPFSCGDCGKSFTQSSSLKRHQLIHTGERPFSCDDCGKSFTQMSKLKRHQLIHTGERPFSCGDCGKSFTQSSSLKTHQLIHTGERPFSCDDCGKSFMESGNLKTHQLIHTGEKPFSCDDCGKSFMESGNLKTHQLIHTGERPFSCDDCGKSFTQMSKLKTHQLIHTGERPFSCDDCGKSFTQMSKLKRHQLIHTGERPFSCDDCGKSFMESGNLKTHQLSHTGERPFSCDDCGKSFTQMSKLKRHQLIHTGERPFSCDDCGKSFTQMSKLKRHQLIHTGERPFSCDDCGKSFTQMSKLKRHQLIHTGERPFSCDDCGKSFMLSGNLKTHQLIHTGERPFSCGNCGKSFTQSSNLKRHQLIHSGQRPFSSDKCGMSFTLSSRLKTHQLIHSGVKAYTCDQCGRAFTHSNSLKNHQRKHTGENMKYCKECGRSFTTSSRLKQHELIHSGVKKHLCDQCGSSFTTAGELKRHKRVHTGEKPYKCRHCDKSFSQSGSRNLHERTHMEVNYSCDQCDKSFRNFTSYSKHKRSHVTNKLFHCYQCAKIFTSLSALCKHQRDHAGLKSLPSLDHGESAETERSSSGFTVTQNP encoded by the exons atgcatcaggtcatccacactggagagagaccctTTAGCTGTGcagactgtggaaagtcttttacgcaCATGTCAAAGTTAAAAAcccaccaactcatccacactggagagagaccgttcagctgtgatgactgtggaaagtcttttacgcaaatgtcaaagttaaaaagacaccaactcatccacactggagagagaccattcagctgtgatgactgtggaaagtcttttacacagatgtcaaagttaaaaagacaccaactgatccacactggagagagaccattcagctgtggtgactgtggaaagtcttttacgcagtcttcaagtttaaaaagacaccaactcatccacactggagagagaccattcagctgtgatgactgtggaaagtcttttacacagatgtcaaagttaaaaagacaccaactgatccacactggagagagaccattcagctgtggtgactgtggaaagtcttttacgcaGTCTTcaagtttaaaaacacaccaactgatccacactggagagagaccgttcagctgtgatgactgtggaaagtcttttatggagtctggaaacttaaaaacccaccaactcatccacactggagagaaaccgttcagctgtgatgactgtggaaagtcttttatggagtctggaaacttaaaaacccaccaactcatccacactggagagagaccattcagctgtgatgactgtggaaagtcttttacacAGATGTCAAAGTTAAAAAcccaccaactcatccacactggagagagaccgttcagctgtgatgactgtggaaagtcttttacgcaaatgtcaaagttaaaaagacaccaactcatccacactggagagagaccgttcagctgtgatgactgtggaaagtcttttatgGAGTCTGGAAACTTAAAAACCCACCAACTcagccacactggagagagaccattcagctgtgatgactgtggaaagtcttttacgcagatgtcaaagttaaaaagacaccaactgatccacactggagagagaccgttcagctgtgatgactgtggaaagtcttttacgcagatgtcaaagttaaaaagacaccaactgatccacactggagagagaccgttcagctgtgatgactgtggaaagtcttttacgcagatgtcaaagttaaaaagacaccaactgatccacactggagaaagaccgttcagctgtgatgactgtggaaagtcttttatgctgtctggaaacttaaaaacacaccaactgatccacactggagagagaccgttcagctgtggcaactgtggaaagtcttttacacAGTCATCAAATTtgaaaagacaccaactcattcaCAGTGGACAGAGACCATTCAGCTCTGACAAGTGTGGAATGTCTTTTACGCTGTCTTCAAGAttgaaaacacaccaactcatccacagtggagttaaagcgtacacctgtgatcagtgtggcagagcttttactcacagtaacAGCTTAAAGaatc ATCAACGTAAACACACTGGAGAAAACatgaaatactgcaaagaatgtgggagaagcttcaccacatcaagtagattaaaacaacatgaactcattcacagtggggttaaaaagcatctctgtgatcagtgtgggtcatccttcaccacagCAGGTGAGCTTAAAAGACAtaaacgagtccacacaggagagaaaccatacaagtgcagacactgtgacaaaagcttctcacaatcaGGTAGTCGTAACCTTCATGAACGCACACACATGGAAgtaaactacagctgtgaccagtgtgacaagagcttcaggaatttCACTTCATACTCcaaacacaaacgatcccacgttactaataaactctttcactgttaccaatgtgccaaaatattcacctcattgtctgctctgtgcaaacatcagcgtgatcatgcaggactgaaatcactCCCATCTCTGGATCACGGTGAATCTGCAGAGACtgaaagatcctcttctggtttcacaGTCACTCAAAacccttga